A region of Tolypothrix sp. NIES-4075 DNA encodes the following proteins:
- a CDS encoding cation:proton antiporter, whose amino-acid sequence MVDVYILDLLFIGLLLLLVTLGSGWISRLPLSFALIYLVVGILVGPYGLGLIKLRQGDTFNAEVLERITEFVVIVSVFGCGLKILRPLSFKAWNITTRLIVFLMPISIFALAVVGKLFLGMNWGEAILLGAILAPTDPVLASEVQLTDTKDQDELRFGLTSEGGLNDALAFPFVYFGIHALKDDNWNNWFKQWVAVDLIWAIASGIVMGIVVTKAVVWFDKKIHKRHRVEESMEDFVAISTILLTYSLTEIVNGYGFLAVFVAGLVMQRSYKNSEKPLEQLAFLEQIEKLLEVGTILILGTILLFKPMLDYAGQSLLVIVFLFFVIRPVGAWISTIGKRSPSSRHRKMDSRTRWLFGWFGIRGVGSLYYLAYAFGNGLKDKLGEQIGWITYTTIVVSVIVHGISSTPLMNWYERRIANHENPTPATVDEFE is encoded by the coding sequence ATGGTAGATGTTTATATTCTTGATTTACTTTTCATTGGTCTACTTTTGTTATTGGTTACGCTAGGTTCTGGCTGGATTTCGCGTTTACCTCTTTCCTTTGCCCTCATCTATCTAGTGGTAGGTATTTTGGTAGGACCTTATGGTTTAGGGCTGATTAAATTGCGCCAAGGAGATACATTTAACGCTGAGGTGCTGGAACGAATAACAGAGTTTGTGGTGATTGTTTCAGTATTCGGCTGCGGCTTAAAAATCCTTCGTCCGTTAAGCTTCAAGGCTTGGAATATTACGACGCGGTTGATTGTATTTTTGATGCCAATTTCAATTTTTGCGCTAGCTGTGGTGGGCAAATTGTTTTTAGGAATGAATTGGGGAGAAGCAATTTTATTAGGAGCAATTTTAGCACCAACTGACCCTGTTTTAGCTTCAGAAGTACAATTAACAGATACAAAAGACCAAGATGAGTTGCGCTTCGGTTTAACTTCTGAAGGTGGTTTAAATGATGCTCTAGCTTTTCCTTTTGTTTATTTTGGAATTCATGCCTTAAAAGATGATAATTGGAATAACTGGTTTAAACAGTGGGTTGCAGTTGATTTAATTTGGGCGATCGCTTCTGGTATCGTGATGGGAATTGTTGTTACCAAAGCAGTAGTTTGGTTCGATAAAAAAATTCACAAACGCCATCGCGTTGAAGAATCGATGGAAGACTTTGTAGCCATCAGCACGATATTGCTAACTTACTCCTTGACAGAAATTGTTAACGGCTATGGATTTTTAGCAGTATTTGTTGCTGGTTTAGTTATGCAGAGAAGTTATAAAAATTCCGAAAAACCATTAGAACAATTAGCATTTTTAGAGCAAATTGAAAAGCTGCTGGAAGTCGGGACAATTTTAATATTGGGAACGATATTATTATTTAAGCCGATGCTTGATTATGCTGGTCAATCTTTGTTAGTGATAGTATTTTTGTTCTTTGTCATCCGACCTGTGGGAGCCTGGATTAGTACAATTGGTAAGCGATCGCCTTCCTCGCGTCACCGAAAAATGGACTCACGAACTCGCTGGCTATTTGGTTGGTTTGGTATTCGCGGTGTTGGCTCTTTATATTATTTGGCTTATGCATTTGGTAATGGTTTAAAAGACAAACTTGGCGAACAAATTGGCTGGATTACTTACACAACTATTGTTGTTTCAGTAATTGTACATGGAATTAGTTCAACTCCATTAATGAATTGGTACGAGCGCAGAATTGCCAACCACGAAAATCCAACCCCCGCTACAGTTGATGAATTCGAGTGA